From the Paenibacillus sp. MMS20-IR301 genome, the window CATACGGGTCGATCACCCTGGTCTTAGGATGCTCATCACGGCCAGTGCGGTAATCTATTTCTACAGCGAATTCTCCCGCTACTGCCTGCTCCAATTCCGCGAGCACCGGCTGAACCGCTGGAGAGCCCGCACGGTTAATCACCTCAAACCCGGCTAAATGGCGGCTAAGTGTATTTTCCTGCTCCTGATTGGAATACATCTTGAGCTTGGCCGCCGCATGGTCCAGTGCCTTATTCATCGGGTATCCGGCTTCTTTGGCGAAGATAGCTGCGTGCAGAAGTGCCTTCTTCTCGTCAAGCTCAAACAGCAGAGGCGCCCTGATGAACTGATTCAGCAGGCTATAGCCGCCGTTATGGCCGGAATCGGAGATGATCGGGACCCCGCTGGCGCATAGCGCATCCATATAGCGGTATACTGTGCGGATATTGATTTCCAGCTTCTCGGATATTTGCTTGGCCGTTATTTTCCCGCCGGAGTTCAGCATCCACAGGATGGCCAGCATATTATCGTTTTTGGGCATAACCGTTACAGCGCCCCCCGCCGCAGCTCATAGAAATACTGCACCACCGGATGCTTCAGCTCCATCTTCCCCGCCATACCCAGGATCCGCTTCTTCCCGATCCGCTTGTCCAGCAAGGCCAGAATATTCAGCACGATATCACTGCTCTCCAGGCTCTCCTCTATAGGCGTAGTTAAGAACTGATTCGCTATCACGATAAAATTCGATTTCACCAGCGCCGCCTGGGCAGACATTAACTCCTTGGCATGCTCAGTGCTTTTTCTGCTGCTGGCCATAATGATTAGACGGTCCTCCGGCACGGGTCCCTTGGCTGCTGCTCTGACCGCTTCAATGTCGTCAATAGTGACAGGAATCCGGATGTCTGGATCATTCTTAATGTCCAGCTCGGATGGATACCAGCGGATGGGGTTCGTTTTGTCGTTCATGTTGAGCACGTTCTTCTTAT encodes:
- a CDS encoding WYL domain-containing protein; translation: MPKNDNMLAILWMLNSGGKITAKQISEKLEINIRTVYRYMDALCASGVPIISDSGHNGGYSLLNQFIRAPLLFELDEKKALLHAAIFAKEAGYPMNKALDHAAAKLKMYSNQEQENTLSRHLAGFEVINRAGSPAVQPVLAELEQAVAGEFAVEIDYRTGRDEHPKTRVIDPYGVLYWNNKWYTVGYCHLKQEIRSFRADRILAIRRTQMLFKRDAAFSAREFFMQNLLPEAGGQEALVSLIIAGRAEALDDLCLNWYLGHYLQERTSGQAVFVLEEQDMLRYVPHSLLAYGKSLQVLEPQSLKDKLAAVAADLTEYYRNEQLH